The proteins below come from a single Mus musculus strain C57BL/6J chromosome 5, GRCm38.p6 C57BL/6J genomic window:
- the Fgl2 gene encoding fibroleukin precursor translates to MRLPGWLWLSSAVLAACRAVEEHNLTEGLEDASAQAACPARLEGSGRCEGSQCPFQLTLPTLTIQLPRQLGSMEEVLKEVRTLKEAVDSLKKSCQDCKLQADDHRDPGGNGGNGAETAEDSRVQELESQVNKLSSELKNAKDQIQGLQGRLETLHLVNMNNIENYVDNKVANLTVVVNSLDGKCSKCPSQEHMQSQPVQHLIYKDCSDHYVLGRRSSGAYRVTPDHRNSSFEVYCDMETMGGGWTVLQARLDGSTNFTREWKDYKAGFGNLEREFWLGNDKIHLLTKSKEMILRIDLEDFNGLTLYALYDQFYVANEFLKYRLHIGNYNGTAGDALRFSRHYNHDLRFFTTPDRDNDRYPSGNCGLYYSSGWWFDSCLSANLNGKYYHQKYKGVRNGIFWGTWPGINQAQPGGYKSSFKQAKMMIRPKNFKP, encoded by the exons ATGAGGCTTCCTGGTTGGTTGTGGCTGAGTTCTGCCGTCCTCGCTGCCTGCCGAGCGGTGGAGGAGCACAACCTGACTGAGGGGCTGGAGGATGCCAGCGCCCAGGCTGCCTGCCCCGCGAGGCTGGAGGGCAGCGGGAGGTGCGAGGGGAGCCAGTGCCCCTTCCAGCTCACCCTGCCCACGCTGACCATCCAGCTCCCGCGGCAGCTTGGCAGCATGGAGGAGGTGCTCAAAGAAGTGCGGACCCTCAAGGAAGCAGTGGACAGTCTGAAGAAATCCTGCCAGGACTGTAAGTTGCAGGCTGACGACCATCGAGATCCCGGCGGGAATGgagggaatggagcagagacagccGAGGACAGTAGAGTCCAGGAACTGGAGAGTCAGGTGAACAAGCTGTCCTCAGAGCTGAAGAATGCAAAGGACCAGATCCAGGGGCTGCAGGGGCGCCTGGAGACGCTCCATCTGGTAAATATGAACAACATTGAGAACTACGTGGACAACAAAGTGGCAAATCTAACCGTTGTGGTCAACAGTTTGGATGGCAAGTGTTCCAAGTGTCCCAGCCAAGAACACATGCAGTCACAGCCGG tTCAACATCTAATATACAAAGATTGTTCCGACCACTACGTGCTAGGAAGGAGAAGCAGTGGGGCCTACAGAGTTACCCCTGATCACAGAAACAGCAGCTTTGAGGTCTACTGTGACATGGAGACCATGGGTGGAGGCTGGACGGTGCTGCAGGCTCGCCTTGATGGCAGCACCAACTTCACCAGAGAGTGGAAAGACTACAAAGCCGGCTTTGGAAACCTTGAACGAGAATTTTGGTTGGGCAACGATAAAATTCATCTTCTGACCAAGAGTAAGGAAATGATTTTGAGAATAGATCTTGAAGACTTTAATGGTCTCACACTTTATGCCTTGTATGATCAGTTTTATGTGGCTAATGAATTTCTCAAATACCGATTACACATCGGTAACTACAATGGCACGGCAGGGGATGCCTTGCGTTTCAGTCGACACTACAACCATGACCTGAGGTTTTTCACAACCCCAGACAGAGACAACGATCGGTACCCCTCTGGGAACTGTGGGCTCTATTACAGCTCAGGCTGGTGGTTTGATTCATGTCTCTCTGCCAACTTAAATGGCAAATATTACCACCAGAAATACAAAGGTGTCCGTAATGGGATTTTCTGGGGCACCTGGCCTGGTATAAACCAGGCACAGCCAGGTGGCTACAAGTCCTCCTTCAAACAGGCCAAGATGATGATTAGGCCCAAGAATTTCAAGCCATAA